The genomic DNA ATGAAAGCAACACAGGTAAGTAAAACAATCAATACTTTGACAGGTGGAAACTaaggttataaaaaatatatcatcagtGGTGTGATATAATACACATTGTAATTATTGAATTACAGCCTATGtgtatatgaataaataaagacaacagtagtataccgctgttcaaaagtcataaatcgattgagagaagaCAAATCCGGGTTAAAATGTGTACATGGCTAACCTGAACCGATCCAGTGTGGGATTGATGTTTTCTCTAtcatttcaaatgaattatgaaaGAACAACTAATTGAAGAATTCATAAAGCCTTCCCAAATCGACTAGACGTACACAAAAATATTTGCCATCGATTAcgcatttctaaatttcatgtaactcaactttttggaattttgaatcctcaacgctcttcaacttttcatattaaaaacccattggtggccttcagctgttgtctgctctatggtcggttgttgtcgctttgacacattctccattgcTATTCTAAATTCTATTTACGTTTTAtgaaactaattgtaaacaacTTTACTGTACACGACGTTTGCTGTTAACACGGCCTTAGTTTCAACATAAActatcatagatataggaagatgtgtttgggtgccaatgagactaccCTTCTTTCAAGTAGCAACGCATCAGTCTGTTGCTCTTATTTGATAGTTCAAACAACTATAGTCATCAAGTTCCGATTAAATGGTTGCTTCATCATTAACCCTACTAAatctctttatatttttttttaaattgccaaatatcttatcatttaatatttttcggCACAAATACCATTCTTTTTAAGCTTCTCGATTGCGATCGgataattatattattgtttgtacCTTTAATGTGATAAAATGCTCTCTTATACatctattttgtatttgtaatttcaATACACCAATTTTGAAATTCCTTTGTAAAGCCATTCAATCGACGAGTTTATGTGACTATCAATAGAGATTACAATAGTGTTTTCTATAATTATAGTAGTTACACCAACAACAAAGTCTTGTAAACATTTTGAATGGACGGTTGTAATGTAATCATGTGCAGTGTTACATGCATGCATAGCAACATTCATTTTCGAGCTTGTAATTGTAAATGTCATTTACTCTTCAAATGCATGCGTTAGGCAGTGTGTTATTAAGAACATCAAAGACACCCTGATAATATAACATATCAGAAATATATAGCGGAATCGTTGTTTAAGTCAAATGTGTTTAATCGAATATAATCGAAGcggtttttaaatgaaatcatATATCCTTATGCATGTACTTACAGTTGTCGTCTATCAATTTTTCAATTGAACGTTTTGCGACAGTAGtaaataaaatcaactaaaagtattaaaatgttattttatgtgttttgaatATTAACAGCTCCAGCAAGAATCAATTACGTAAACGGACACTATTAAAAAGTGGTGAAGGTGTTCGGTTTCGATGCTCTGTTGACGGTATCCCAGAGCCCAAAGTAACATGGAAAAAGAAAGGAAATGAGGAATTTTTGTCTATGGTACGGATGTTTGTCAGAATTGAATGCACTTCTCTGTACtggaaatttctttttaatgttCCGTCCGATTGGTTATTGTCACACAAATCGAAATGCATTATTGTCAGGATACATACATCCTTTGAAAACTAATAACAAAAGCTGATTAGCAGAGTTGAGAAAAGTTAAgaaaagtcccaaatcaaatgtcaaaatctaaaGCTCCAACATgccaaacgaatggataacaccTGTCATATTCTCGACTTGGTACAAACATTTtcttatgcagaaaatggtgCATTGGACCTTGTTGTATAGCCAGCttaatctctcacttgtatgacaatcgcatcaaattccattatattgacaacttttttcttaacagcaaaacaaaataaacaataagcGAATCTTCATGCCTATCATGTAGTAACAATAACAAGTTAGAAATTGTCAGAGCAGTTACGATCAGATATATGTAATTGAATCttatggattaaacctggttttatagctagctgaaACTGATTTGTATGTCAATCCATTTTatgtaatgaatttcattgTATTTACAACATATAAAAGAAGCATTGTGTAAACCGTTATTGATTTCTGTTTGAATtggtatttaaaaatgtaatactaagtatttataattttgtttcaggGACCTGTGTTACATTTCCCTTCAATAACCAGAGAGGACCAAGGACAATATGTTTGCGTGGCTGATAATGGAATTAGAAAGACCAACAAAACTGCAAATCAAATATATGTTACAACTTTTAAACCAGTCATTAAATATGCCAACCCAACTGCAGGTGTTATAACATTACGACAGGATGAAGTaaactcacaccacatcttcctatatctatataacacACTAAAAGAAACCAACATGGAGTATAAAGAAATGGCAGTTATAGTAGAaggtgtatttttttaattacaacaaACCCATACTCTCTCTACTTTTTGACTTACGTGTTCTTTTCTAGCAACAAATGTTCATTTGTTATTGAATGATTTAGTATTTTATAACACACATTCATTTCTAGATTACTGTTGCCAAAACAGATGCTTAGCTGTTGTCGAGACTGCTTGATCTGCTCTTAAAGCATGTTCAACTTCAGTTAATGTGTTCATTTGTTGTCCTTTTAAAGTAGATATATGAAAATATCATGAAATTCATCCTACCCGATCCAGGCAGTAAAGAAATCGGTTTGTACAAATAAGTTGGTAGTCTTGTTGTTAAGCTTCTTCAGAGgataatataaaattgtattacCTTTTCAGAGTTGGGAATTTGAAGTTCGTCAATTTTCACcgttatttaatgattttataaaaggttgtaatattagaaaaaaatactttataaacATAGTTATAAAGTTTTAACCCCGCCAAACTTTTTTGGTGCATGTAGTTCAGTGGCTGCCGAtgccattttgttatattcgtTTCTAGTTTATTGTCttgatatgttttgaattatatataccgtcagtgattgtcgtttgttgatgttgacACCTACGTTAAAATTAGAAGACATGATACATTTTCTGAATATCGTTATTGTTCCCGATtcgtacatcatgtacatttattATAAGACTATCCTGATCCACAAGTGACTTAGTTGAAGGACAATAAAACTTGTTATTATTcacaatttaaacattatttataagtTATCCTGTTCCACAAGTCACTTAGTGGAAATGTCAATGTATATCGTTATcattctttatttatgttttaatgattAGGTTATCCTGATCCACAAGTTACTTGGTGGAAGATTAATGAAAATGGCAGAGAGCGACTACCTGAAGATTCTAGTAGTTTCTGGAATCGTGGATTTGAATTCTACAGCGAATCAATCCGCAATGATGAAAGTTTCTACCCAGATGAAGGATCGAAATCGATTAGGTTACGAATATATAATGTTTCTCCTGTAGACCTTGGAACCTATGTCGTTAAAGCAGAGAACCAACTTGGTACAGCTGAGTTAACATTTACAATGAAAAGTAAGGTCATTTAACATGTGTATGCCCTCGTTTAAAAAATGGGggatatactgttttacctttATCTGTCTCTCCATTCGTTCATCAATCCGTCAGTATGCTAACTATTGTATTGcaaatgtttttattctaaatttaatatgttcatttgtaacatttttaaaccccttttttttttaagtcacaTGTATCTAGCAATGAAATGTTTTCCTggtataaaagtaaatatttgcaATGGTCTACCAATTCAATCAAACCGATTCATCTTCAAACACGTGCAGCATATGAAATCACGTGATTCCTAAACGCCTGTTGAAggttatattatacatttacgACGGAACACAATAATACTCAAATTTGTATATGACCTCTTGTCATTGTCGGTTTTGAACTTATTATCTTAACTTtacttgtattttaattttattttataagagTACATTTCTACTATATTTGAGTATTACTGTTGAATGTCTTTAAATGTATCTTATTTGCTAAATTAGTTTGggaaaacaaatcattaaatTAGGCTTATATCAAGTtcataatattcattttttgaaattattttatgacttatcattttattttatcattacagTTGAGTCTAACTAACATATAACTAGAGGATATGAAACAACTACCAGAAGTAACCAGCTCATCTATCATTTAGCTAATACTTTCCTGAATctacaatataataaaagattttctgccaataatgtttaaattttttttctatttttatatagaaaattaaaataaaaaaatcgtaTTATAACGCAAGATCATGTTAGACCATACAGTAAGCACATATGTAAAAAAGCATAAGACACAAAATATGTAGTCCAACCACAAGTGACTCGACTAATCTGACAACTCACATAACGACTCAGCACAAAAAGCATACCCATTGGATCCACACGTACACGTATAAGAAAGTCACAACACAATGCGCGAAAGCCTTAAACCATAAGTACCATTCCAGGTCGTTACAAACAACGAACTTCGGACATAACAAAATATCCAATTGGATAAGAAACCCAATTGatgaacaatttttaaattataccgCAAGAAAACACCTTCATAGCCAAACATGCCATTACATGATGATTCTAGCTACTTTTATGTAGTGGCTTTTGTATGAATTTTTCTCAGaggattaaaaaataaaatttcaaaattgataaattcagaggaaaatcaaaaacgaaaagttcctaatcaaatggcaaaatataatcactaaaacacaaaaaataatcatattcctgacttgtacatacattttctcatgtagaaaaggtggattaaacctggttttaaagcaaGCTAAATCTATCACTCTGAAAGGAAGAAATGAACAACTAAGCATACCTAGTTccaatataaatgtaaattgaGTTATGTCGATCAAGACGAAGaactgtaaattaagaaattattgcgaggttttgaGGTATAATATAAATGCGTCATGATGAGAATTGCAATGATAGAAACTGGCATTGTAAAATCGATACACACATATGAATGCATATTTCTTGAATTCGTTATGATAGTTATCGTGTTGTTGtccatgtttttataaatcGCAATAATGAATACACGGAATAATTTCTGAGTGTACAGtaatttgtaatatttgaaaCGACTgattggacacatttttttttattttctgtgctAATAAATGCCTGCACATTTAGGACGTTCAGAACTGATAAAACTACAAATAAACGGTTTTTAACATACCTATTATATCAAATAAGTTTAAGAAAATGTGATATGTGACACCTATTTTCAGAGTCAAATCGACGTTGATATAcccaattataggtcaccatacgttATTGTAAAAGGGGTTTTATATATGTCATTTGTAGAAGAACTTACATAATTAAACATATGTCTATGTTTagtgtttttgtattgttagtTGTCTGTCATATACATAAACTTCTACATGTCGAAATACTAGTTGTATGTGTTAATATATGGTTTTGAGCTGTGATCtctcgaaaacaaactgacaatgccatggctaaaaaagaaaaagacatacAGAAAAATGATAGTACACAAGTTGCAACATAGCAAAGTAAAGACTAAGCCACACGAACCGCACCCAAAACTGGGGGTGATATCAGGTTctccggaagggttagcagatcttgctccacatgaGGAACCCGTAAAATGTAACTTTTGTTATCGAAAATTGTAACAATTGATAATGTGTCTAATAAATAGTTAATTAAATGCAAAGATAAGGTTTTGCTATGATTCAAATActtgaaaatgaatattcacAGAGTGATTATCCTTTATTCAGTGCTGAATCTGTTTAAAAACGATCaacattgttaaaatgtttcaatAGTTATATTACGATTATTTAGCTTTATTCGTTGTGCTAGATTTTCACAGATACTAGTGGAGTGACAAGTCAAGAAAAAAAGGTGCGTATTTTACGACTTTAATGCATCGGCATAACTGCAGactaacaatattttaattgcaATGCTAAATCGTTTTTTTTGTGCCGGTCGTAACCGTTTCGTTCGGTGTAGTTctctttatctataatactaaaataacgaggtccaatttgtcagccgcaATGGGGTACAAacgacaaattaaagaattcaatattatatatagCCGATATAGGACAATGGTTTTGATTAAagattacaccactccagacccttttgttttccacataatttaTATTGccaataaatatatacacgggtcgaatccgataccgataccaatagtatattcacctgttacctattaccatATCTGTACGTTTCTCATCTCACAGTTactttttctcgtttgaattgttttacattgtcttattggggccttttatagctgactatgcggtataggctctgctcattgttgaaggccgtacggtgacctatagttgttaatgtttgtgtcattttggtcttttgtggatagttgtctcattggcaatcataccacatcttctttttatatcttataatcggcatgactttatcagatgacaattccaatactaaaataagtcttacgcatagttatatactttaattcagtcacggacctgCTATATCACGGATGTGTTctagtaaaattgaaaataaaagacacGTTGATTTGTTCATTCAATATGCAACTCGACAAACCTGTTTACATTGGTCTCAAACTTCAGATCCAGCGCTTTATGAAGAGTTCAACAACAAATTTATATTGTCAACCTATAATTGCGTCTATTTTCCGGAGAACTTGAAATCCCACCCAGTTTTTAGTGGaatttgtgttgcttagtcttgaGTTATTTCTGTTGTGGCTTCTGTATTtttatgtgtctgtttgtctttcaaTTTTTAGGCATGACGTTGTCAGTCTATTTCCAAACAGTCATTTGCCCATACCTCTCGTTTCTTTCTTCCCTCTTTGTCTAAGTGTTGTTCGTTTTTTACTCAGTTTTAAGAATATGCATTTCAAAGGAGTAGATACGCCCTTTCGTATTTTAAATTACtttgatatattcaatattttataagctaaaagtaataaaaagtaataaaaatcaaattggagCGTAAATGCCTTCATGGAATACACCTAGGTTTATGAGCCTGATAACGcaagatatttttgaaaattatatcatatatatatatagtctgtTCTCACCAGAAAAATGCCTTTTGACTTGACTGCGTGTGTGTCCTACAAACACAAGCCTCGGAAACACGACAAAAATCTACGTTCCACCAAATCTGACAATGGACTCcaaaaagaatgaaataattgtaaagataattaatcatccagttcatttattagattttagtTTGGTTCAACTAAATTTATGCGATATAATTGCTTCTCTGTttgattcagaaaaaaaattaccgATAAAgctaaataattaattaattatctaattactaccataatttgatattaataagtattgtaattttcattgttattaataaatgttatacCATCATTACAAACATAATCTTGAATTATATCCTAATTCTATTCTAGTTTTGGGaagttttaacaaattttaaagtgACGAGACTTAAATTTGTGCGTTTATCGatttagctaaaaaaaatatatttatgtatccGGGTTTTTTTCTAGTTAGTCACcggttttatcatttatttctatcatacagttattttataagaatttactttttgcaaaagtatgaattattataaataataaggatgttctcaTTCCAGGCTTTTGACTTTTTCATCagagcgtcactggttagtcttgtgtgaAACGCTCGCCTGTCAAATAAAACGGGTATCTTTTGtaagctattattcgtgtgtgttctctgtcctatatgttctctcatttatttgtattgtagacctatcatgtaatgttgtcatttaacGGATCTTTCTTACATTgtcataaaagcgggaggtttggcctgccacaaaaccaggttcaactaACCATTTTCGTTTAATTAAAatgtcttgtaccaagtcagaaaaatgtcattgtaatattatagtgcgtttctgtgtgtgttgtattttaatgttttgtttctgtttccttttatatttgatgtgtcttactcagttttagtttgtaacccggatatgtttttttgttcattaaatctatttatgaattttgaacagcagtttatgttgcctttatttatcttaacaacattaaaaaagtcAATCAGTTTTCACAGGTTGTCTAAAACATGGTTTTATCTATCATTGGTTTAGTACTTAGCAATCAGAAGAATGCTTTACCTGTACGGGAAGCCTTTTCATTGCTTGTTTCGTGTAATCCTTGACGATTGCTTCTGCACAAAAATTCATCTTCATGTCTTTTCTATTGGTGTAAAACTGATTAGTGCTGATTCTTACTTcatgaattgaaaataaagtagGATTTAGCGAAACTACAgtgtaagttaaaaaaaatgttatccaaaatcaatcattttacgAAAATGAAAAGGGCAGGGAACATCAAACGTTGGGTTCAGTATTTCACTTTTAGCAGCGAACCATGTAAAATGTGGATATACACTGacagaaattgaaaataaaattaagacaataaCTAACAATGATGACCACACATTACATACAGCTGtttaaatagtttgtttttagatgtagtcattaaaaacaaccaatgagatttatcaaacaacatctgctatatatatttcttaGCACATGCAACAGTCCTTGTTTGCTTAATTCATTTCTTGTTGTAGACAGTCTATGTTTAAGCTTACAATagtaaagatatttattttttgaatttcctGACAACAAGATTTCTTAAGTCGTAGCAATATCAGAATGTTTAGTTACATTTGGCCACAATTTTTATACCATTTCTTTTCGATTGGCATTTACAACTTCACAATgagttttaatgaaaaaaaatataaatgacaatCTTGAGTAGTAATATCATTCCTTTTTTACTCATTTCAAGCCCTTGGTTTGTTTAGCCAATGGGAAACACAACTTCCTAATTTTGACCatacatttaacaaatttgCATCATTGTTGGATTCTCCGACCAGGCAAACTATAAAGATTAGATAATTCAGAAAATTCATAATTGAGCCTGCAGTTGGGGTGgttcatttaaaaagaaaaaatattggcTTTGTCACTCCACTACGATAGCATATTCATGATTAGGATCCAGATATTCAAgcattttaatttgttcattcgtacgcagataaaaaaaaatcagaactgTTTGTGAATTTTGTCCAAAATAGCAATTCATATGACGTAGTTGGTCAACATATCGTAGTTGATCCGCCAATATTATGTCCTGTATAATACTTTGAAA from Mytilus trossulus isolate FHL-02 chromosome 8, PNRI_Mtr1.1.1.hap1, whole genome shotgun sequence includes the following:
- the LOC134727477 gene encoding lachesin-like; translated protein: MCVIKCNATDMPLDATIHLSKTSPENDIVYEFSDKQPQYTYTQRSNFVTIFMDPFYKTWEGYYTCTVKENTATHKTWTTDPVYLKSPINESNTVVTPTTKSCKHFEWTVVISSKNQLRKRTLLKSGEGVRFRCSVDGIPEPKVTWKKKGNEEFLSMGPVLHFPSITREDQGQYVCVADNGIRKTNKTANQIYVTTFKPVIKYANPTAGVITLRQDEVNSHHIFLYLYNTLKETNMEYKEMAVIVEGYPDPQVTWWKINENGRERLPEDSSSFWNRGFEFYSESIRNDESFYPDEGSKSIRLRIYNVSPVDLGTYVVKAENQLGTAELTFTMKIESN